The following coding sequences lie in one Lolium perenne isolate Kyuss_39 chromosome 2, Kyuss_2.0, whole genome shotgun sequence genomic window:
- the LOC127324199 gene encoding uncharacterized protein, producing MKILPGYITVVEEIQTTKFTTVLQITVRIVNFCTIRIPSSCRPAAAVPDTGKASSFPNAGKAAAVFNAGKAASLVRNPPSFAAPIVCRLPRPPPPSTATSVDRCGKVPPHPKSGTARSPLDLHLSFSAAASKSLPMAMDGSLSWVPHGMDNSSATRIDVRVCAYAEVGDDGAKNWHSTRNALKVLDRDCVNFKDFSEELDEEIKHGLNQKLLITFWDKISNSFAEINHDTSLSTAIDMYWDERRLPIMVSIVCKGDISTAVCGPHLAAPLNQTDKQQQQKPTDNENDSIHSEHESSSSEEPPVFDDWVDADVEYVGVDDECVYKELLSDSDKCILDDGHDSDDSFQDDLVVDDMVGCETIVHVTDFENPKIEVSVTFEDGKSFKKAIRQYVVKGEYEIAAPYSEATRYRGHCKAKRCKWRIHASQLSDGRTWQIKKMPREHNCESTGTVEKNCMANNHWVCDRVMEWLSKDATIGPTELRKKLEEKYKIKISNWVV from the exons ATGAAGATTCTGCCAG GGTACATCACTGTTGTCGAGGAAATACAGACAACCAAGTTCACCACCGTGTTGCAGATAACTGTACGTATAGTGAATTT CTGCACGATCAGGATCCCTAGCAGTTGtcgtcccgccgccgccgtccccgaCACCGGCAAAGCCTCCTCCTTCCCCAACGCTGGCAAGGCAGCCGCCGTCTTCAACGCCGGCAAGGCCGCCTCCCTTGTCCGCAATCCTCCCTCGTTCGCCGCCCCCATCGTCTGCCGCCTCCCTCGTCCGCCGCCTCCCTCGACCGCCACCTCCGTCGACCGGTGTGGCAAAGTGCCGCCCCACCCGAAGTCAGGTACTGCGCGTTCTCCGCTGGACCTCCACCTGTCGTTCTCGGCCGCAGCAAGCAAGTCTCTACCAATGGCCATGGATGGCAGTTTATCCTGGGTTCCTCACGG GATGGACAATAGTTCAGCTACTAGAATTGATGTCCGTGTGTGTGCGTATGCTGAAGTTGGTGATGATGGTGCAAAAAATTGGCATTCAACTAGGAACGCGTTGAAAGTTCTAGACAGAGATTGTGTCAATTTCAAAGATTTCAGTGAAGAACTTGAtgaagaaataaaacatgggctcAATCAGAAGCTGTTAATCACTTTTTGGGATAAAATTAGCAATTCTTTTGCAGAAATCAACCATGACACTTCGTTATCGACTGCGATAGATATGTATTGGGATGAAAGGAGGCTTCCTATAATGGTATCTATTGTTTGCAAAGGGGATATCAGTACAGCTGTTTGTGGGCCACACCTAGCAGCCCCTCTAAATCAAACTGATAAGCAGCAACAGCAGAAGCCTACTGACAATGAAAATGACTCTATTCATAGTGAGCATGAGTCTTCCAGCAGCGAGGAACCACCTGTTTTTGATGATTGGGTTGATGCAGATGTTGAGTACGTTGGTGTAGATGATGAATGTGTATACAAAGAGTTGCTCTCCGACTCCGATAAATGTATCTTAGATGATGGGCATGATTCTGATGACTCATTTCAAGATGACCTTGTTGTGGATGACATGGTTGGATGTGAGACCATTGTCCATGTGACTGATTTTGAGAACCCCAAAATTGAAGTCAGTGTCACATTTGAAGATGGTAAATCGTTCAAGAAGGCTATTAGGCAATATGTAGTAAAGGGTGAATATGAAATTGCAGCTCCATATTCTGAAGCAACAAGGTACAGGGGACACTGCAAAGCTAAGAGGTGCAAGTGGAGGATACATGCAAGCCAACTTTCAGATGGCAGGACTTGGCAG ATAAAGAAGATGCCAAGGGAACACAATTGTGAAAGCACAGGGACAGTGGAGAAGAATTGCATGGCAAATAACCATTGGGTATGTGACAGGGTAATGGAGTGGCTGTCAAAGGATGCTACCATCGGGCCTACTGAGCTTCGGAAGAAATTAGAAGAGAAATACAAAATCAAGATATCAAACTGGGTTGTCTAG